A window from Mesorhizobium sp. WSM2240 encodes these proteins:
- a CDS encoding ABC transporter permease, with protein sequence MSAAARSGHAVGGMVQFNAETLHKLSALATLGILIGIFAFGNAAFLSVNNGLTILLQTSVIGLLGIGMTMVIITGGIDLSVGSVLALSGTATGLMVKAGVPVPLAMTGGVGVGALCGLANGLVVTKLRITPFVATLGMMMIARGAALQLTGAAPISRLGDVFGRLGNGALFRVVEQQPNGLSKVVFPGIPYPAILLLVVALMAAFLLKRRPLGRHIYATGSNEEAARLSGVNVDRTKIAAYLMSGALAGLAGNVLMSRLVTAQPNEGLMYELDAIASAVIGGASLMGGVGTISGTMIGAFIIGVLRNGLNMAGVSAFIQQIIIGFVVIAAVFVDQLRSRR encoded by the coding sequence ATGTCGGCCGCCGCTAGGAGCGGGCATGCCGTCGGAGGCATGGTGCAATTCAATGCCGAGACACTTCACAAGCTGTCGGCGCTCGCCACGCTCGGCATCCTGATAGGCATTTTCGCCTTCGGGAACGCCGCCTTCCTGTCTGTGAACAACGGGCTGACCATCCTGTTGCAGACCTCGGTCATCGGCCTCCTCGGTATCGGGATGACGATGGTCATCATCACCGGCGGCATCGATCTCAGTGTCGGGTCGGTGCTCGCCTTGTCTGGCACGGCCACCGGCCTCATGGTCAAGGCGGGCGTGCCCGTGCCGCTCGCCATGACAGGCGGGGTCGGCGTCGGCGCGCTCTGCGGACTGGCCAACGGCCTCGTCGTCACCAAGCTGCGTATCACTCCGTTCGTCGCCACGCTCGGCATGATGATGATCGCGCGTGGGGCCGCGCTTCAGCTCACCGGTGCCGCCCCGATTTCGCGGCTGGGCGACGTGTTCGGCAGGCTGGGCAACGGCGCACTGTTCCGCGTTGTCGAGCAGCAGCCGAACGGCCTGTCGAAGGTCGTCTTTCCGGGAATCCCCTATCCTGCGATCCTGTTGCTGGTCGTCGCGCTCATGGCGGCGTTCCTGCTTAAGCGCCGACCGCTCGGACGCCACATCTACGCAACGGGCTCGAATGAGGAGGCGGCGCGGCTTTCGGGCGTCAATGTCGACCGCACAAAAATCGCCGCATACCTGATGTCGGGCGCGCTCGCCGGCCTTGCCGGCAACGTGCTCATGTCGCGCCTCGTCACCGCGCAGCCCAACGAGGGCCTCATGTACGAACTCGACGCGATCGCGTCGGCGGTGATCGGCGGAGCGTCGCTGATGGGCGGCGTAGGCACGATCTCGGGCACCATGATCGGTGCTTTCATAATAGGCGTGCTGCGCAACGGCCTGAATATGGCCGGCGTATCCGCCTTCATCCAGCAGATCATCATCGGCTTCGTCGTCATAGCAGCGGTCTTTGTCGACCAGCTTCGAAGCCGCCGATGA